Proteins from a single region of Fusobacterium gonidiaformans ATCC 25563:
- the trxA gene encoding thioredoxin — protein MAIVHVTKENFKQEVLEANQPVVVDFFATWCGPCKSLSPVLEDVVAEDSFKKIVKVDIDAEPELASEYKIMSVPTLLLFKHGEVVEKSVGLIQKDEVKALFSK, from the coding sequence ATGGCAATTGTACATGTAACAAAAGAAAATTTTAAACAAGAAGTATTAGAAGCAAATCAACCAGTAGTAGTAGACTTTTTCGCAACTTGGTGTGGACCTTGTAAATCATTATCACCTGTATTGGAAGATGTTGTAGCAGAAGATTCTTTCAAGAAAATTGTAAAAGTAGATATTGATGCAGAACCTGAATTGGCATCTGAATACAAAATTATGAGTGTACCTACTTTATTATTATTCAAACATGGAGAAGTTGTTGAAAAATCAGTTGGATTAATCCAAAAAGATGAAGTAAAAGCTTTATTCTCTAAATAA
- the trkA gene encoding Trk system potassium transporter TrkA: MKIIIVGAGKVGELLCNDLSNEGNDITLIEENQKVLDQVLASSDIMGLVGNGANCEILKEANIEKADIFIAVTQSDEINIISSVMAKKLGAKYTIARVRNTEYSSQIQFMSDSLGIDRMLNPESEAAFFILKNLEFPKALNVESFSGNTVNMLEVLIEENSYLDHLKLIDFKNHYFKSILVCIVKRNQEVHIPTGNFILQAGDRIYVTGIQAELSEFYKSLGHSEEKIKSVAIIGAGRITYYLTSLLLEQKMNLKIFEINEEKANLLSETYENANVVWGDGTDSTLLEEEQFSSYDACISLTGIDEENVILSMYANKVGIKKTITKINNSSLFHLLDFSELQTIVTPKKLIADYIIKTVRSFINSENEENIETLYRLAENRVEAIEFKVPEDSDVINIPLKNLNIKDNLLIAYIIRNNQAIFPGGMDIILPEDRVIIVTTEKYLNHVNKILK; encoded by the coding sequence ATGAAAATTATTATCGTAGGAGCTGGAAAAGTAGGAGAGCTCCTTTGTAATGACCTTTCCAATGAAGGAAATGACATTACTTTGATCGAAGAAAACCAAAAAGTACTGGATCAAGTCCTTGCTTCTTCTGACATTATGGGACTTGTTGGAAATGGAGCTAACTGTGAAATTTTAAAAGAAGCCAATATAGAAAAAGCGGATATTTTTATTGCCGTCACACAATCAGATGAAATCAATATCATTTCCTCTGTCATGGCAAAAAAATTAGGTGCAAAATATACCATAGCTAGAGTAAGAAATACTGAATATTCATCACAAATTCAATTTATGTCAGATTCTCTAGGAATTGATAGAATGTTAAATCCTGAGTCAGAAGCTGCTTTTTTTATTTTAAAAAATTTAGAATTCCCAAAAGCATTGAATGTAGAATCTTTTTCCGGAAACACTGTGAACATGTTAGAAGTTCTCATTGAGGAAAATTCTTATTTAGACCATTTAAAACTGATTGATTTTAAAAATCACTATTTTAAATCCATCCTTGTGTGTATTGTAAAAAGAAATCAAGAAGTACATATTCCCACAGGAAATTTTATATTACAAGCGGGAGATCGTATCTATGTTACAGGAATTCAAGCAGAACTTTCAGAGTTTTATAAATCTCTAGGTCACTCTGAAGAGAAAATAAAGTCGGTGGCTATTATAGGAGCAGGAAGAATCACCTATTATTTAACTTCCCTTTTATTAGAACAAAAAATGAATTTGAAAATTTTTGAGATCAATGAGGAAAAAGCAAACTTATTAAGTGAAACTTATGAAAATGCAAATGTCGTCTGGGGGGATGGTACAGATAGCACTCTTTTAGAAGAAGAACAATTTTCAAGTTATGATGCTTGCATTTCTTTAACAGGAATCGATGAAGAAAATGTGATTCTCTCAATGTATGCAAACAAAGTGGGAATTAAAAAGACGATTACCAAAATCAATAACAGTTCTCTTTTTCATTTATTAGATTTTTCCGAACTACAAACGATTGTAACTCCAAAAAAGTTAATTGCTGACTATATCATTAAAACGGTTCGTTCTTTCATTAACTCTGAAAATGAAGAAAATATTGAAACTCTTTATCGATTGGCTGAAAATCGAGTTGAAGCAATTGAATTTAAAGTTCCGGAAGATAGCGATGTTATCAACATTCCATTGAAAAATTTAAATATTAAGGATAATTTATTGATTGCCTATATTATTCGAAACAATCAAGCTATTTTTCCAGGGGGAATGGACATAATTCTACCGGAAGATCGGGTTATTATTGTAACAACCGAAAAATATCTAAATCACGTCAATAAAATTTTAAAGTAA
- a CDS encoding TonB-dependent receptor — MRKMLFLIGALLSISAFAEQTVELGSTSIKGNRKADYTLTPKEYKNTYTITQEKIQERNYKNVEDVLRDAPGVVIQNTAFGPRIDMRGSGEKSLSRVKVLVDGVSINPTEETMASLPINSIPIETVKKIEIIPGGGATLYGSGSVGGVVSITTNSNATKNNFFMDLNYGSFDNRNFGFAGGYNVTDKLYVNYGFNYLNSEDYREHEEKENKIYLLGFDYKINAKNRFRVQTRYSKMKHDGSNWLSQDELKTSRKKAGLNLDLDTTDKSYTFDYEYRPTENLTLAATAYKQQQDRDITTDDIRDIEIVASNRNYTDLKEYMTFYDVKSTLKAKFKEEKHGIKLKGKYEYGNGEVIFGYDYQDSNNKRNSLVQSETLKTYNDRISDLNLDPTDRKPIVNRVDIDLTKKSHGFYAFNKLELGKKFDFTTGFRTEITEYNGYRKNGPNTMPIISPKTNEIKTNEKMTNYAGEAGMLYKYSDTGRAFVRYERGFVTPFANQLTDKIHDTELKNPGGFFTPPIVNVASLYVANNLKSEITDTIEVGFRDYIFDSLVSASFFATDTTDEITLISSGITNPAVNRWKFRNIGKTRRLGIELEAEQKWGDFEFSQSLTFVDTKVLKTDKESNIYRGDKVPMVPNIKATLGLKYNVTDNLSLIGTYTYLSKRETRELDEKDKVYKHTIKGYGTADLGVLYKVDKYSNFKVGAKNLFGKKYNLRETKLEALPAPERNYYLEFNVKF; from the coding sequence ATGAGAAAAATGTTGTTTTTGATTGGGGCTTTACTTTCGATTTCTGCGTTTGCAGAGCAAACTGTAGAATTAGGAAGTACCTCCATCAAAGGGAATCGAAAGGCTGATTATACTTTAACACCGAAAGAGTATAAGAATACTTATACAATTACTCAAGAAAAAATTCAAGAAAGAAATTACAAAAATGTGGAAGATGTCTTACGAGATGCTCCGGGAGTTGTAATTCAAAATACTGCTTTTGGTCCTAGAATTGATATGAGAGGGAGTGGAGAAAAGTCTCTATCCAGAGTAAAAGTTCTTGTAGATGGGGTTAGTATCAATCCAACAGAAGAAACGATGGCGAGTTTACCGATTAACTCTATTCCTATTGAAACTGTAAAGAAGATTGAAATTATTCCCGGAGGAGGAGCCACTTTATATGGAAGCGGATCCGTTGGAGGAGTAGTAAGTATTACAACAAACTCAAACGCAACCAAAAATAACTTTTTCATGGATTTAAATTATGGTTCTTTTGATAACAGAAACTTCGGATTTGCAGGAGGATATAACGTAACAGATAAATTATATGTAAACTATGGTTTTAATTATTTGAACAGTGAGGATTATAGAGAACACGAAGAGAAAGAAAATAAAATTTATTTATTAGGATTTGACTATAAAATCAATGCGAAGAATCGTTTTAGAGTACAAACAAGATACAGCAAAATGAAACATGACGGAAGTAACTGGTTAAGTCAAGATGAATTGAAAACTTCCAGAAAGAAAGCCGGATTAAATTTAGATTTGGATACAACGGATAAAAGTTACACTTTCGATTATGAATATAGACCTACTGAAAATTTGACTTTGGCAGCTACTGCATACAAACAACAACAAGACAGAGATATTACAACAGATGATATTCGGGATATTGAAATTGTCGCTTCCAATAGAAATTACACAGATTTAAAGGAATATATGACTTTTTATGATGTGAAATCTACCTTGAAGGCTAAATTTAAGGAAGAAAAGCACGGAATCAAATTAAAGGGAAAATATGAATATGGAAATGGAGAAGTCATTTTTGGTTATGATTATCAAGATTCTAACAACAAGAGAAATTCATTAGTACAATCCGAAACTTTAAAAACATATAATGACAGAATTAGTGATTTAAATCTAGATCCTACTGATAGAAAACCGATTGTTAACAGAGTAGACATAGATCTAACGAAAAAATCTCACGGATTTTATGCATTTAATAAATTAGAGTTAGGAAAGAAATTTGATTTTACAACAGGATTTAGAACAGAAATTACAGAATACAATGGATACCGAAAAAATGGACCAAATACTATGCCTATCATTTCTCCTAAGACAAATGAAATTAAGACAAATGAAAAAATGACAAATTATGCTGGAGAAGCAGGAATGTTATACAAGTATAGTGATACAGGAAGAGCCTTTGTAAGATATGAAAGAGGATTTGTAACACCATTTGCCAATCAATTGACAGATAAAATACATGATACAGAGTTAAAAAATCCAGGTGGATTCTTTACTCCACCAATCGTAAATGTGGCCTCTTTGTATGTTGCGAATAACTTAAAATCAGAAATTACAGATACAATAGAAGTTGGATTCCGAGATTATATTTTTGACTCTTTGGTAAGTGCATCATTCTTTGCAACTGATACCACGGATGAAATCACATTAATTAGTTCCGGAATTACAAACCCAGCGGTTAATAGATGGAAATTCCGAAATATTGGAAAAACAAGAAGATTAGGAATTGAATTGGAAGCAGAACAAAAATGGGGAGATTTTGAATTTAGTCAATCTCTAACCTTTGTAGATACAAAAGTATTGAAAACAGATAAAGAATCTAATATCTATCGAGGAGATAAAGTGCCTATGGTTCCGAACATCAAAGCAACTCTAGGATTAAAATATAATGTTACAGACAATTTATCTTTGATTGGAACTTATACTTATTTAAGCAAGAGAGAAACCAGAGAATTGGATGAAAAAGATAAGGTGTATAAGCATACAATTAAAGGATATGGTACAGCGGATTTAGGAGTCTTGTATAAAGTAGATAAATATTCCAACTTCAAAGTAGGAGCAAAAAATCTTTTTGGAAAGAAATATAATTTGAGAGAAACAAAATTAGAAGCATTGCCAGCACCAGAAAGAAATTATTATTTAGAATTTAATGTCAAATTTTAA
- a CDS encoding TrkH family potassium uptake protein — MNNKMIRYVLSNILKLEAVFMIVPLILSIYYQEKTLVSLAHLFTILLLIGTAYLLSKKQPENVQIFAKEGLFIVAFSWLALSFFGALPFVISREIPSFVDAFFEVVSGFTTTGASILSNVEALSHSLLYWRSFTHFVGGMGVLVLALAILPKNNNQSLHIMKAEVPGPTVGKLVSKMTYNSRILYMIYIFLTLLITLFLYLGGMPLFDSVLHTFGTVGTGGFGIKNTSVAYYHSAYIEYVLAIGMLLSGMNFNLFYALLLRNFKQVLHNEELKYYLSIVAFAVLAICIDNYNQYDNIEQLFRDSLFTVSSIMTTTGFSTINFDTWSVFSKTILLLLMMIGGCAGSTAGGMKVSRFIVLFKTFIYEFKKTYSPNRVFRLKMDGRALSQELIMSIRTYLILYLSLFFLLLLCVAPESPDFISACSAVAATFNNIGPGFGMVGPTMNYSHFSNFNKIVLSISMLLGRLEIFPILLIFSPEIFTPFFKKIKSLFQTEK; from the coding sequence ATGAACAATAAAATGATTCGCTATGTGTTATCTAATATTTTAAAATTAGAGGCTGTCTTTATGATCGTGCCACTTATTTTGAGTATCTATTATCAAGAGAAAACTCTTGTATCCTTGGCACATCTTTTCACAATTTTACTCTTAATAGGGACTGCCTATTTGTTATCAAAAAAACAACCTGAAAATGTTCAAATTTTTGCAAAAGAAGGTCTTTTCATCGTGGCATTTTCTTGGTTGGCTCTTTCTTTTTTTGGAGCTCTCCCTTTTGTTATAAGTCGAGAAATCCCTTCTTTTGTTGATGCTTTTTTTGAAGTTGTCAGTGGATTTACAACAACGGGAGCTAGTATTCTGTCCAATGTAGAAGCTCTCTCTCATTCCCTTCTTTATTGGAGAAGTTTTACACACTTTGTAGGAGGAATGGGAGTACTCGTTTTAGCTCTTGCTATTTTACCGAAAAACAATAATCAATCTTTACATATTATGAAAGCTGAGGTTCCTGGACCAACTGTTGGAAAATTAGTTTCTAAGATGACTTATAATTCAAGAATCTTATATATGATCTATATTTTCCTAACTTTACTCATCACTCTTTTCTTATATCTGGGAGGTATGCCTCTCTTTGATTCTGTACTTCATACTTTCGGTACAGTAGGAACAGGAGGATTTGGAATTAAAAATACCAGTGTCGCTTACTACCATAGTGCCTACATTGAATATGTACTAGCCATTGGTATGTTACTTTCTGGAATGAATTTCAATTTATTTTATGCACTTTTACTACGAAATTTCAAACAAGTCTTACACAACGAAGAATTAAAATATTATTTATCCATTGTTGCTTTCGCTGTTCTTGCAATTTGCATTGATAATTATAATCAATATGACAATATTGAGCAATTATTTCGCGATAGTTTATTTACTGTTTCTTCTATTATGACGACTACCGGTTTTTCTACCATAAATTTTGATACTTGGTCTGTCTTTTCTAAAACTATTTTATTACTTCTTATGATGATAGGTGGTTGTGCAGGTTCCACTGCGGGAGGAATGAAAGTTTCACGTTTTATTGTTCTTTTTAAGACTTTTATTTATGAATTTAAAAAGACGTATTCTCCCAATCGTGTCTTTCGTTTAAAAATGGATGGACGGGCTTTATCTCAAGAATTGATTATGAGTATCCGAACGTATTTGATTTTATATTTATCTTTATTCTTCCTATTATTACTTTGTGTAGCTCCGGAAAGTCCGGACTTCATTTCCGCTTGTAGTGCAGTAGCTGCTACTTTCAATAATATTGGTCCGGGATTTGGAATGGTTGGGCCTACGATGAATTATTCTCATTTTTCTAATTTTAATAAGATCGTACTTTCTATCAGTATGTTATTAGGAAGATTAGAAATTTTTCCTATATTACTTATTTTTTCACCGGAAATTTTTACTCCTTTCTTTAAAAAGATAAAAAGTTTATTTCAAACAGAAAAATAA